The sequence below is a genomic window from Myxococcus guangdongensis.
CATCATGTGCCGGGCGGAGCGCGGGCTTCAATCCAGCGCGCTCGGGTGGAGTGTTGGACGGTGGGGATGAGTGGGTGTTGACCTCGCCGCCCTCGAGCCCAATCCTTTCCAGACACCAGGAGGCGTGGATGGGACGACGCTCGGTTTCGAGGAAGTGTCTCGATGTGCTGCTGGGGAGTCTGTTCATCGCGGGGATGGCCTGTGCGCCACTTCCCGGCGAGGAGGAAGACCTGCCCGTGAGTGTGCTCGAGCAGTCGCTCCTGCCCCCGTTGGACACGTCCTATCAGACCGTCCTGTATGACGATTCCGTCACGGCGGGTTGGAACCTCGGCTACAGCTGGGGCGGTATTTCCTATACATCGACGACGAGCACGAAGGCCTATGGGACTTCGTCGTTGCAGGTCACCTCGGGCGCGGACAGTGGGTTTGCCCTGGGCGCCGAAGGACAGACGTTCCCGACGAACACCCACAAGGCCGTGAGCTTCGCCATCCGTCCGGGCACGGCGAGCCTCGCGGCCATCAAGAGCCTGCGGCTCATCGTGAGCCAGGAGGGCACGGATGGGAATGCGGGCGTCGCGATTGGCGCCTACGCCAACCCGAGCTTCGACACCTTGCCCGCCGGCGAATGGACGCGGGTCACCGTCCCGATGAGCGCGCTCGCGGGGGCGCTGACCACGTTCAACAAGGTCACCCTCCAGAGTGTCTCCGCGGTGACCTATGGGATGGACGGAATCGCGTTGGAGAAGGTGACGGGAGGCAAGACCTATCCCACGGGCGTCGCCTACCGCGGCATCAACCGCGCGGGGATGGAGTACGGCAACGACTGGGATGGTTGGACGGGGCAGACGTATTACGAGATGCCGTCGTCGACCCAGGCGAACGCCGAGCTCGCGTACTACAAGCGCAAGGGCTTCAACCTGATTCGTCTGCCCATTTCATGGGAGCGCCTCCAGCACACGCTCAATGGTCCGCTGGATGGGGCCTATTCGACGGGCATGCTGAACTACATCAACCTGGCCACGACCCAGGGCTTCACCCTGGTGCTCGACCTGCACAACTACAACCGCTACGCGACGGGTGCGTTCGATGGCGCGGGCAACCAGACCTCGAACTACGTCCAGCGTGTCATCGGGGACGGGACGCTGACGGTGGCCCACCTGGCGGACGTCTGGACGAAGCTCGCGAACCTGGTGAAGACGAACCCCAAGGTCGTCCTGAACCTCATGAACGAGCCGCACGACCTGCCGATGAATTCGACCACCTGGTTCTCTGGCATCCAGACCGTCATCAACGCGGTGCGAGCGACGGGGTCCACCCAGCTGATCTTGGTCCCCAACACGCGCGGGTCGGACGTGGGGCACTGGCACACGTGGGCTCCGGGCGGAGGTCCGCTCGACTCGGTCGCCGCCCTGTCCATCACCGACAGCGCGAACAACCATGCCTTCGACATGCACTCGTATTACCCGGAAGGCTACGGCAGCAACGACGAGTCGTCCTACGGCGCCCAGCTGACGGCCGTCACCCAGTGGGCGAGGACGAACGGCAAGAAGCTGTTCCTGTCCGAGATGGGCATTCCGAACCAGGCGTCGTACGCGCAGACGCAAATCACGAACGCGCTCACGTTCATGAACAACAACCGAGACGTGTGGCTCGGCTGGTCTCCGTGGGATCTGGCGCCCTGGCAGCTCACCACCAACAGCCACACGGGGGACTACACGGCCAACGGAGTCACCCCCATCAACTGGTACGCCGCGTTCCTGACCGCGAACTTCCTCGCGTTGTGAGCGCGGGGGGAACCGTCAGAAGTTCGGGTTCACGGGCGCCTGCCCGTCGTTCCACAGGTGGATGCTGAGGGCGCCACTGGGGTGGTTGCGCCACGCCCACGGGTCGAAGCCGCTGGGCGCGGCCCACCCATAGACTTCGATGTTGCTCGTCATGGGGGGGTGGTCCGTGCTCGGAATCGAGTAGTCCCGGCGGTACTCCGACGCGGTGTTCGTCAAGCGCGCCACGGCCAGGTGCAGGTGGGACGCGGACGAGCACCCCGTGGAGCCCGCGTAGCCGATGACCTGTCCCTTCCTGACGACCTGCCCGGCCGTGACGACGTAGGACTTGAAGTGGGCGGAGTAGCTCACGAACCGCTCCAGGTATTCACCCGAGCCGACGTCGTGCTGAATGTAGACCTCCTTCTGGATGGGAGAGGTGCAGGGCACCTGCCTGTCTCTGGCGAGGAGGACCGTGCCGTTGGCCACGGCGAGGATGGGCGTGCCGGTGACCATTCCCCAATCATGGCCATCGTGGTTGTTGACGAAGGGGGCGTTCGATTGATCTCTCCCCAGGTGGTCCACGATGTGCGCGGTCGTCGAGCCTGTCTGGCCGAAGTCCGCCACGTCGAGGGGGACGTCCTGCGCGAAGTCGAAGCCCGTGGCGTGGAACACGCGCGTCATCAAGGAGAAGGGTGCGTCGAAGATGGGCAGCGCCTCGGGCGCCGTGGTGAACACGCAGCCCCTGCGCTGGTGCTTCGTGGCGTCGGCGTGCGCGGACTGGAGCGGAGCGGCGCCGAGGCCGCTCCACAAACCCACCGTCCCATCCGCGCATCGGGAGACCACGTTGTTGCGTCCCTGGGCTGAGTAGAGGCCGGCCCGCGCGACGGTGCCTCCTGGCGCTTGCTCTCGAAGCCGCTCACAGGGCGCCGTGTCCGTCGCGGGCTCCCAGGCGAAGGCCCAGTCCTGCGCGGGCCAGCGCATGCTGCAGTAGTGCCCCATCCCAGGGGGAACCTCCACCTCGGGGCTCAGCTCCTCTGGAGGCAGCTCCGGGAGCGGCCTCGGGTCTCCCGCGCACGATTGGAGGACCATCACGAGGAGCACTGCCGGGAGGCGAAGCATCGGGGTGTCGAGGCTCATGCCGCCGACCTTACGGGCGGCCCCGCGTCGCATCCACCGGAGGAGGGAGCGGTGCCGCGATGTGCATCATCGAGCAAGGAGTCGGGTCAGTCGAAGGTCCGGGTGAGCCGCTCCTTCGCCGCCTCGATGAACAGGCGCAGCGGCTCGGAGCGTTGGGCCCGGCTGGGGTAGTAGAGGAAGAAGCCGGGCACCGTGGGCGCGTAGGCCTCCAGGACACACTTCAGCTGGCCGGTCCGCAGTCGCTCGGCCACCGCGGGCTCGAGGGTATAGGCGAGTCCCTGGTTCTGCTCCGCCAGGTGCACGCTCAGGGCATTGTCGTTGGTGACGATTCCACCGCGCACGGGGACCCGCCAGGTGCGCCGCCCCCGCTCCAGCTCCCAGGCGTAGAGCGCCCCGGTGCTCTGCATCCGGAAGGTGATGCACTCGTGGCGAAGCAGGTCCTCGGGACGCTGGGGCGTGCCCATCCGCTCGAGATACGCGGGGCCGCCCACCACCAGGAAGCGGAAGGCGCCGGTGAGCCGCATCTGCACCATGTCCCGCTCGATGGCCTCGCTCAGCCGCACGCCCGCGTCGTAGCCCTCCGCCACGACGTCCACGAAGCGGTCCTCGACGACGACCTCCACCTCGACGCGAGGGTGGCGCTCGTGGAAGGTCGGCATCACGGGGGTGATGACGAAGGGCGCCGCGGCCCGGGACACGGACAGCCGGAGCCGGCCGACGGGCTCACCCGGCTTCGCGGAGACCTCGGTGAGGGCCGCGAACGTCTGGCTCAGGGCGGGCCCCGCCCGCTCGACCAGCTGCCTGCCCACCTCGGTCAGCGACACGCTGCGCGTGGTCCGGGTCAGCAACACCACGCGCAGGTGCGCCTCGAGCTGGCGCACGGCCTGACTGACGGCGGAAGGGGAGAGGCCCAGCTCGCGGGCCGCCGCGCTGAAGCTGCGCAGCCGCGCCACCACGAGGAAGGTCTGCAACTGGGGCAGGAGCGCCGTCTTCATCGCGTGGGTCACTGACAGGTCCGCGGGGCGTGCCGATTGTTCACTTCGACTTCAAAGCCCATATCCCCGCGGGTGCCTAGTGTCCCGGGGACGTGGCCCGTATTCCTCCGGACCTCACCGGACGACTCCAGACACAGCATGGTCCACTTCTTCATCCGTCGGCCTGTGTTCGCGGCCGTCCTGTCCATCCTGCTCACGCTGGTGGGGGCCATCGCCATCCCCACCCTGCCCATCTCCCAGTATCCGGACCTGGCGCCTCCGCAGGTGACGGTGACCTCCACCTACGTGGGGGCCAGCGCGGAGGTCGTGGAGACCGCCGTCACCATCCCGCTGGAGCAGGAGCTCAACGGGGTGGAGGGCATGCGCTACATCACCTCCACGTCGAGCAACGATGGGACGAGCGCCATCACCATCACCTTCGAGGCCACCCGCGACATCGAGGTGGCGGCGGTCGACGTCCAGAACCGGGTCAGCCGCGCCGCCGCGCGCTTGCCTTCGGAGGTGAGCCAGACGGGCGTCGTCGTCAGCAAGGCCTCCAATCAGCTGCTGATGTCCTTCGGGCTCTACAGCCCGGATGACCGCTACGACGCGGGGTTCATCAGCAACTACGCGGACGTCAACATCAAGGATGCCCTCAAGCGCGTGCGGGGCGTGGGCGACGTGCGCCTCTTCGGAGAGCGGCGCTTCAGCATGCGCCTGTGGCTGGACCCCACCGCGCTCACGCGCCACCGGCTCACGCCCCAGGACGTGGCGCGGGCCCTGCGGGAGCAGAACGTGCAAGTGGCCGCCGGGCAGGTGGGACAGCCGCCGAGCCGGAGCAATCAGGACTACCAGTTGGCGGTGCGCGCCCGGGGCCGTCTGGTGGAGCCCTCGGAGTTCGAGGACATCGTCGTGCAGCGCAACCCCGGGGGCCGCCTGGTACGGCTGCGGGACGTGGGCCGCGCGGAGATGGGCGCGGAGAACTACGGCATGCTCCTGCGCTTCAACGGCCGGCCCGGGCTGGGGCTGGGCATCTTCCAGCTCCCCACCGCCAACGCGCTGGAGGTGCGCGACGTCGTCGTCCAGGAGATGGCGCGCCTGAGCCAGCAGTTCCCGCCGGGGCTCGAGTACCGGCACGCCACCGACACCACGCTGGCGGTGCGCGCCTCCATCGACGAGGTGCTCAAGACGCTGATGGAGGCCATCGTCCTGGTCATCCTGGTCATCTTCCTCTTCCTGCACGGGTGGCGCAGCGTGCTCATCACCGCGCTGACGCTGCCGGTGTCGCTCGTGGGCACGTTCGCCTTCGTGAAGCTGTTCGGCTTCTCCATCAACACGCTGACGCTCTTCGGGCTCACCCTGGCCACGGGGCTGGTGGTGGACGACGCCATCGTCGTCATCGAGAACATCGAGCGCTTGATGGCCGAGCGGGGCCTGAGCGCCCGCGCCGCCGCGCGGGAAGGCATGAAGGAGGTGGCCGGCGCGGTGGTGGCCATCTCCGTCGTGTTGGTGGCGGTGTTCGTGCCGGTGGCCCTGTTCCCCGGGACGACGGGCGCCATCTACCGACAGTTCGCCCTCACCATCGCGGCCTCGGTGGGCTTGTCCACGGTGTGCGCGCTCACCCTGACGCCCGCGCTCTCCGCGCTGCTGCTGCGACATCACGCCGGGCCGAAGTGGCGCTTCTTCCGCGCGGTGGACGCGGTGCTCGACGCGACGAAGCACCTCTACGGGCGGCTGCTGCGCGTCCTGCTGAAGCACCCGGCCCGGGTGCTGCTCGTCTTCGTCGCCTTCCTGGGCGCCACGGCGGTGCTGTTCCGCGTGGTGCCCACGGGCTTCATCCCGGACGAGGACCAGGGGTACTTCATCGTCTCGGTGCAGGGGCCGGAGGGCATGTCGCTCGCCCGGACGGAGAAGGTGCTCGAGGAGCTGGAGGTCATCCTGCGCGCGCAGCCCGAGTTCCGGGGCATGTTCGTCATCGGAGGCACGTCGCTGGGCAACAACGGCTCCAACCTGGCCCAGGCCTACGTCAACCTCCTGCCCTGGGACGAGCGCAAGGGCGAGGGCCACTCGGTGGCCGCCGTCGTGGAGCGGCTGCGCGGGCCGCTCGCGGGCATCGGCGGCGCGCGGGTGATGCCCTTCCTGCCGCCGGCGATTCGAGGCGTGGGCACGGTGGGCGGCTTCCAGTTCATCGTCGAGGAGACGTCCGGTGGCAGGGCGCTGTCGGAGTTCGCCACCGCCGCCCACGAGCTGGTGGGCAAAAGCGGCGAGGACAGCCGCTTGCGAGGCGTCTTCACCTCCTTCGCGGCGGACACGCCCCTGCTCGACGTGGAGGTGGACCGGCAGCAGGCGAACGCGCTGGGCATCCCCGTGGACCAGCTCTTCAGCACGCTCCAGCTCTACATGGGCAGCCAGTACGTCAACGACTTCAACTACGCGAGCCGCACCTACCGCGTCTATCTGCAGGCCGAGCAGCAGTTCCGGGACACGCCCCAGGACATCGGCGCCTTCTACGCGCGCAACGAGAGCGGGGACATGATTCCGCTCGAGTCGCTGGTGAAGGTGACGCCCACCACGTCCGCCCAGGTCATCCGCCGCTACAACCTGTTCCGCTCGGCGGAGCTCAACGGGCAGGCGGCCCCGGGGGTCTCCTCCGGGCAGGCCATGGCCGCCATGGAGGAGCTGGCGGAGCGGGTGTTGCCGCCGGGCACGGCCACGGAGTGGTCCGGCCTCTCCCTGGAGCAGCAGGAGAGCGGCGGGCAGACCGGCGTCATCTTCGGGCTGGGGCTGCTCTTCGTGTTCCTGGTGCTCGCCGCCCAGTACGAGAGCTTCACGCTGCCGCTGGTGGTCATCCTCTCGGTGCCCCTGGCGATGCTGGGGGCGCTGGGGCTCCAGGTGCTGCGCGGGCTGCCCAACGACGTCTTCTGTCAGGTGGGGCTGGTCATGCTGGTGGGGCTGGCGAGCAAGAACGCCATCCTCATCGTGGAGTTCGCGGAGCAACTGCGCGCGCAGGGGCGCAGCGCGTTGGAGGCCGCCATCGAGGCCTCCGAGGTGCGCCTGCGTCCCATCCTCATGACGTCCATCGCGTTCCTGCTCGGCGTGGTGCCGCTGATGCTGGCCACGGGCGCGGGCGCGGCGGCGCGCAACAGCCTGGGCACCGCGGTCTTCGGCGGCATGTTGGTGTCCACCGTGGTGAACCTCATCTTCATCCCCAGCCTCTACCTGCTGATGCAGAAGCTGCGCGGAGACTCCCGGCGCACGCGGGATGACGAAGAGGAGGCGCTGCCCGGGGTGCACGCGCATCCCGGCGCACCGTCACCCTGAAGTGCTCCTTCAAAGCCCATGACGGCGGCGGATGTGGTCACGGGTCGAGGCGGTGGGTACCTCTCTTCTCGTGGGCGCACGGCGCCAGGAAGTCAGGAGCGGACAGGCGGGCGGGCTGCTCGCCCCTTCGTTTCCGAAGAAAGGAACCGACATGAAGACGCGCAAGTTGGGGAAGAGCAACCTGGAGGTCTCGGCGATGGGGCTGGGGTGCATGGGCATGAGCTTCGGCTACGGCCCGCCCGGGGACCGGCAGGAGATGATTCAGCTGATTCGCGCGGCGGTGGAGCGGGGCGTCACCTTCTTCGACACCGCGGAGGTCTATGGCCCGTTGACGAACGAGGAGCTGGTGGGCGAGGCGCTCGAGCCGTTCAAGGGGAAGGTGGTCATCGCCACGAAGTTCGGCTTCACGCCCACGACGCCGGGCGAGGCGCGCTGGAGTGGCTTCGACAGTCGGCCCGAGCACATCAAGGAGGTGGCCGAGGCCTCGCTCAGGCGGCTGCGGGTCGACGCCATCGACCTGTTCTACCAGCACCGCGTGGACCCGAACGTGCCCATCGAGGACGTCGCGGGCGCGGTGAAGGATTTGATTCGCGAAGGGAAGGTGAAGCACTTCGGGCTCTCCGAAGCCGGCGTGCAGACGGTGCGTCGCGCGCACGCGGTGCAACCGGTGACGGCGCTGCAGAGCGAGTACTCGTTGTGGTGGCGCAAGCCCGAGGAGGAGATGCTGTCGACGCTGGAGGAGCTCGGCATCGGCTTCGTTCCCTTCAGCCCGCTGGGCAAGGGGTTCCTCACGGGGAAGATCGACGACAAGACCTCCTTCGCGAGCAACGACTTCCGCAACATGGTCCCGCGCTTCACCCCGGAGGCCCGGAAGGCGAACCAGTCATTGGTCGACCTGCTGAGCCAGGTCGCCGCGAAGAAGAAGGCGACGCCCGCGCAGATCGCCCTGGCGTGGCTGCTCGCGCAGAAGCCTTGGATGGTGCCCATCCCGGGCACCACGAAGCAGAGCCGGCTGGAGGAGAACCTGGGCGCGGCCGACATCGAGTTGTCGGCGGAGGACCTGCGCGAGATACACGACGCCGCGTCGAGGATCACGGTGCAGGGCGCGCGTTATCCCGAGGCGTTGGAGAAGGTGACGGGGCGCTGAGCCCGGGGCGCCTAGGGGAGGGGACGCGCGGTGTCCTCGCTCCGCGAAAAGACGTTCGCGGGGATGTCTCCGACAGAGACATTGGGGAAGTCTCGCACCGAGACGTGTTGCGAGTCGTTCCCGGAGAGCATGCGGAGCAGCAGGTTGGTTCGGGTCTGGGTGTAGAACGTCAAGGGGGCCTTGTGTCGCCGCTCGATGACCCAGGCATCGGCCAGTTGTCCGAGCACGGGTTCACATCCGGCATGGCGCGCATTCCCATCGACCAACACCGCGCGAGGCAGGAACAGCTCGTGGAACGGCGTCGTCTCCTCCGGCAACAAGGACTCACAGAGGCAGTCGCCAAGGACGGTGGCCGTCCGCCAATAGGCCATCTTCCTCTTGATGCTCCGTCCTTGCGCGACATCGCCGACCTCCGACATCCAGAGCTGGTACCCCCGCTCCTTCTCCGGCCAGGGATTGAACAGCCCGTCGATGCGGCAGACGTCCCGGACATAGTCGAACCAGCAGTAGCCCGAGGTGACCTGGTCGTCTCGTCGCATGGGCGACCAATAGGAGACGTAGGCGCTGCACCATTGGAGGGGGAGGAGCGGAGGGGGAGGGCGTGTTTGCATGTCGGGGCCTTCCACGCGAGTGCTTGCTCATGGAGATCCAGAGGGGACGCGCTCGGTCAATTCATCCGGCCAAGCCTGTACCAGACGTTCTGTTTCCGCTGGAGCCGTCGCAGTTCGTCATAGGGGACCGAATCGAAGTAGAGCTTCTCCGCCATGTCTGGTGGATAGAGGCTGGGGAACTTCTTGTGCATGTAGCGGGCATATTGGGCCCGCAGGAAGAAGATGACGCTGGGGTGGCTCAGCACCTCGTAGTTCGCGATGGACATGTCCTGCATCGCATCTGCCTGCACCTTGCGCTGGCGAGTGAACTCGGGGAGCACGGTGTCGAGGTCGTGGGCATGTTGGTCCAGCAGGGTGGCGAAGACGGAGGCGTCTTCCAGCGCCATGTTCATCCCTTGGCCCAGGAAGGGCGCGGTGGCGTGCGCCGCATCGCCGAGGAGCAGGGCGTTTCCACGATGATGGAAGGTGCTGGCGCGGACATTGACGAGGTCGTTGCTGGGCTGGGTCACGAACTGGTCCAGCATCTCTTGCCGGCGTCCGGGTGGCAGGCCCCCGAAGTAGTGATTGAAGAAGGCGCGCAGGGTGGCTCCATCCTGCGTGGCCAGGCTCAGGGCGCCTTGGTAGGGCAAGCAGATGGCGAAGCTGATGCTGCCATCGGGGATGGTCGCCGCGCGTCCGGCGAAGAGCCCCTTGGAGTCCATGCCGAAGAAGTACAAGAAGTCCTTCCGGTAGCCCAGCTCGGCGGCATTGGGGAGGACCAGGGTCTTGTAGCCGTGGCGGAAGAAGGTCTGCTTGAATTCGAAGCGCCGCAAGCCACTCTGCATGGACTGCCGGACCGCCGAGTGCGCGCCATCCGCGCCGATGATCAAATCCCCTCGGTGGTGCCGGAATCCGCCGTCTCCCTCCTGGACGAGGACCGACTTCTTCTCCAGGTCGACGTTGATGCATTTGCAGTCGAAGTGGAACTTCACCCCGAGAAGGGCGGCGTGCTGGTTCAGCAGCTGTTGGAACGCCAGTCGATTCAGGGACAGCGGGGAGAGGTCCTCGAGCGGTGTGAGCTTGCGGATCTTGTATTTCCCGCCCACGCAGAAGGCCATGCCCGTGATGGGCTCACCACATCGCGCCAGCTCCTGCGCGGGGATTCCCGCCCGCAGGACCGCCTTCATGCCCCTGACGTTCATGCTGACGCCGATGGCGCGTGAGGAGGTCCGCTCGTGGGCGGGGGACGGGCTTCGCAGCGGGTCGCTTCGCTTCTCGAGGACACGGACGTCGTACCCACGACGTGCCAGATAGATGGCGGTCAGGCTCCCCGCCAGTCCACCGCCCACGATGATGGTTTCATGCATTCAGGCCTCCCTTGAAAGCTTCCCGTGGGCCAGGTCGGTCAGCTGTCGGTCGAAGAACTCCAACATCTCTATCGGTGCCACGCCGACGAGGTCCGCGCCGAGCTCGCGGGCCCGTTGCGCCAGCGTCAGGCATCTCCGAGCCAGCTCCAGGCACCCCTGCGCGTAGTCGCTGCTGATGGGCTCATGGGCTGACTCGGGCACGGGGGGCCCTGCGTTGCGCCCGGGAATGCCGGATGGCGTCCGCATCAGGGTCGTCGAGAGCGGACGCAGCAGGCCCGTCATGATGTCGATGGAGGCATTCATCAAGCGGGAGCGGCGCAGGCTGCCCGACGGGCTCTGCGCGAAGTGATGCGTCATCAACGACATCATCAGCGCGTGACACCCTTGATAGAGCGTCATCAGCGCCCTGGCGCGCTCGTTCGTGACCTCGACGCAGCTCTCGCGTGGCTCCAGGGTTGGGTTCCTCAAGGCGGGAACCGCGGGCTCGAAGGGCTGCTTCCGCGCGC
It includes:
- a CDS encoding efflux RND transporter permease subunit, translated to MVHFFIRRPVFAAVLSILLTLVGAIAIPTLPISQYPDLAPPQVTVTSTYVGASAEVVETAVTIPLEQELNGVEGMRYITSTSSNDGTSAITITFEATRDIEVAAVDVQNRVSRAAARLPSEVSQTGVVVSKASNQLLMSFGLYSPDDRYDAGFISNYADVNIKDALKRVRGVGDVRLFGERRFSMRLWLDPTALTRHRLTPQDVARALREQNVQVAAGQVGQPPSRSNQDYQLAVRARGRLVEPSEFEDIVVQRNPGGRLVRLRDVGRAEMGAENYGMLLRFNGRPGLGLGIFQLPTANALEVRDVVVQEMARLSQQFPPGLEYRHATDTTLAVRASIDEVLKTLMEAIVLVILVIFLFLHGWRSVLITALTLPVSLVGTFAFVKLFGFSINTLTLFGLTLATGLVVDDAIVVIENIERLMAERGLSARAAAREGMKEVAGAVVAISVVLVAVFVPVALFPGTTGAIYRQFALTIAASVGLSTVCALTLTPALSALLLRHHAGPKWRFFRAVDAVLDATKHLYGRLLRVLLKHPARVLLVFVAFLGATAVLFRVVPTGFIPDEDQGYFIVSVQGPEGMSLARTEKVLEELEVILRAQPEFRGMFVIGGTSLGNNGSNLAQAYVNLLPWDERKGEGHSVAAVVERLRGPLAGIGGARVMPFLPPAIRGVGTVGGFQFIVEETSGGRALSEFATAAHELVGKSGEDSRLRGVFTSFAADTPLLDVEVDRQQANALGIPVDQLFSTLQLYMGSQYVNDFNYASRTYRVYLQAEQQFRDTPQDIGAFYARNESGDMIPLESLVKVTPTTSAQVIRRYNLFRSAELNGQAAPGVSSGQAMAAMEELAERVLPPGTATEWSGLSLEQQESGGQTGVIFGLGLLFVFLVLAAQYESFTLPLVVILSVPLAMLGALGLQVLRGLPNDVFCQVGLVMLVGLASKNAILIVEFAEQLRAQGRSALEAAIEASEVRLRPILMTSIAFLLGVVPLMLATGAGAAARNSLGTAVFGGMLVSTVVNLIFIPSLYLLMQKLRGDSRRTRDDEEEALPGVHAHPGAPSP
- a CDS encoding M23 family metallopeptidase, with translation MSLDTPMLRLPAVLLVMVLQSCAGDPRPLPELPPEELSPEVEVPPGMGHYCSMRWPAQDWAFAWEPATDTAPCERLREQAPGGTVARAGLYSAQGRNNVVSRCADGTVGLWSGLGAAPLQSAHADATKHQRRGCVFTTAPEALPIFDAPFSLMTRVFHATGFDFAQDVPLDVADFGQTGSTTAHIVDHLGRDQSNAPFVNNHDGHDWGMVTGTPILAVANGTVLLARDRQVPCTSPIQKEVYIQHDVGSGEYLERFVSYSAHFKSYVVTAGQVVRKGQVIGYAGSTGCSSASHLHLAVARLTNTASEYRRDYSIPSTDHPPMTSNIEVYGWAAPSGFDPWAWRNHPSGALSIHLWNDGQAPVNPNF
- a CDS encoding FAD-dependent oxidoreductase, producing the protein MHETIIVGGGLAGSLTAIYLARRGYDVRVLEKRSDPLRSPSPAHERTSSRAIGVSMNVRGMKAVLRAGIPAQELARCGEPITGMAFCVGGKYKIRKLTPLEDLSPLSLNRLAFQQLLNQHAALLGVKFHFDCKCINVDLEKKSVLVQEGDGGFRHHRGDLIIGADGAHSAVRQSMQSGLRRFEFKQTFFRHGYKTLVLPNAAELGYRKDFLYFFGMDSKGLFAGRAATIPDGSISFAICLPYQGALSLATQDGATLRAFFNHYFGGLPPGRRQEMLDQFVTQPSNDLVNVRASTFHHRGNALLLGDAAHATAPFLGQGMNMALEDASVFATLLDQHAHDLDTVLPEFTRQRKVQADAMQDMSIANYEVLSHPSVIFFLRAQYARYMHKKFPSLYPPDMAEKLYFDSVPYDELRRLQRKQNVWYRLGRMN
- a CDS encoding LysR family transcriptional regulator, whose amino-acid sequence is MKTALLPQLQTFLVVARLRSFSAAARELGLSPSAVSQAVRQLEAHLRVVLLTRTTRSVSLTEVGRQLVERAGPALSQTFAALTEVSAKPGEPVGRLRLSVSRAAAPFVITPVMPTFHERHPRVEVEVVVEDRFVDVVAEGYDAGVRLSEAIERDMVQMRLTGAFRFLVVGGPAYLERMGTPQRPEDLLRHECITFRMQSTGALYAWELERGRRTWRVPVRGGIVTNDNALSVHLAEQNQGLAYTLEPAVAERLRTGQLKCVLEAYAPTVPGFFLYYPSRAQRSEPLRLFIEAAKERLTRTFD
- a CDS encoding glycoside hydrolase family 5 protein — encoded protein: MGRRSVSRKCLDVLLGSLFIAGMACAPLPGEEEDLPVSVLEQSLLPPLDTSYQTVLYDDSVTAGWNLGYSWGGISYTSTTSTKAYGTSSLQVTSGADSGFALGAEGQTFPTNTHKAVSFAIRPGTASLAAIKSLRLIVSQEGTDGNAGVAIGAYANPSFDTLPAGEWTRVTVPMSALAGALTTFNKVTLQSVSAVTYGMDGIALEKVTGGKTYPTGVAYRGINRAGMEYGNDWDGWTGQTYYEMPSSTQANAELAYYKRKGFNLIRLPISWERLQHTLNGPLDGAYSTGMLNYINLATTQGFTLVLDLHNYNRYATGAFDGAGNQTSNYVQRVIGDGTLTVAHLADVWTKLANLVKTNPKVVLNLMNEPHDLPMNSTTWFSGIQTVINAVRATGSTQLILVPNTRGSDVGHWHTWAPGGGPLDSVAALSITDSANNHAFDMHSYYPEGYGSNDESSYGAQLTAVTQWARTNGKKLFLSEMGIPNQASYAQTQITNALTFMNNNRDVWLGWSPWDLAPWQLTTNSHTGDYTANGVTPINWYAAFLTANFLAL
- the vioE gene encoding violacein biosynthesis enzyme VioE, with product MQTRPPPPLLPLQWCSAYVSYWSPMRRDDQVTSGYCWFDYVRDVCRIDGLFNPWPEKERGYQLWMSEVGDVAQGRSIKRKMAYWRTATVLGDCLCESLLPEETTPFHELFLPRAVLVDGNARHAGCEPVLGQLADAWVIERRHKAPLTFYTQTRTNLLLRMLSGNDSQHVSVRDFPNVSVGDIPANVFSRSEDTARPLP
- a CDS encoding aldo/keto reductase codes for the protein MKTRKLGKSNLEVSAMGLGCMGMSFGYGPPGDRQEMIQLIRAAVERGVTFFDTAEVYGPLTNEELVGEALEPFKGKVVIATKFGFTPTTPGEARWSGFDSRPEHIKEVAEASLRRLRVDAIDLFYQHRVDPNVPIEDVAGAVKDLIREGKVKHFGLSEAGVQTVRRAHAVQPVTALQSEYSLWWRKPEEEMLSTLEELGIGFVPFSPLGKGFLTGKIDDKTSFASNDFRNMVPRFTPEARKANQSLVDLLSQVAAKKKATPAQIALAWLLAQKPWMVPIPGTTKQSRLEENLGAADIELSAEDLREIHDAASRITVQGARYPEALEKVTGR